Part of the Brachyspira hampsonii genome is shown below.
GGAATTGAATCCTAATACATCTACCAAAGGAAGAAGCATAGAAGCAGCTGTTATCATTCCAACTGTACCGGAACCTATTGCTGTTCTAAATATAGCACCTATTATAAAAGGAACTATTATGCCCACAGATATACCAGAAAACATACTTGTAACTATATCCTGAAGATTAGATAATTTCAATACTGTAGCAAAAGCTCCTCCTGCTCCTACTATTAAAACTATTTGTCCTGCTGTTTTTAAAGCCTCTCCGAATATACCGTCAAATGTCCATACTTCTTTATCATTTTTATTTACAGATCTGTAAGTAAAAAATGATATTATTAATCCTATGAATAATGCAATTATAGTTTGTCCTAGTATATCCAAAGTATTATATAATACTCCTTTTCCTAAAGGTGCTGATTCTAAAACGGCAACTGTTCTAAGAAGCATTAAAATTATAGGTACTATTATAGGGGAAAAACTCATAATAGGTGAAGGAAGTTTCTTTTTATCTGTATTTTCTGATATACTATTATCTATATTATTTGGTAAATAATAATATTTTTTACCGAAATATCTTCCTGCTAATACTCCTATTATAGTTACAGGTATAGATACTAACATACCAAGCAATATAACTAAACCTAAATTAGCTTTTAATATACCGGCAACAGCCAATGGCCCCGGTGTAGGCGGTACAAGCATATGAGTTGCATGAAGTCCCATAGCCAAAGCTACTGCCATTGTAGTCATACTGCCTCCTGTATCCTTCTGATTCTTTTTGCTAATGGAGATAGTAATACAAAAGCTGAATCACAAAATACAGGTATTGATACAAAATATCCTGTTACTGCCAAACCTATATCAGCATTCTTCTTTCCTGTTATCTTTAATATAGTTTCTGCCATTGTTTCAGCAGCACCGCTTTTTTCTAATAAAGCTCCCATAACGGTCCCTATTGCAATTACTATTCCTATACCGGATATAGTTCCTCCTAAACCGCTTGAATAGGCATCAATTATTGATAACATAGAATGACCTGATATTATGCCGAAAAAAAATGCACTTATTGACAAAGCAAAAAATGGATGCAGTTTCACAAATATAGTCAGTGTTATCAAAACTAAAATTGATAATGCTATAGCAAATATAACAAACATTGAACCCATAAAGTACCTCCTAGTATTTATATAGTTTTTAATGCTAAGAAAATCACATTAATAGTAAAAAATATAATATTATCCTATAAATAAAGTGAGTAATTATAATAATTAAATACTATTATTGTTGTTGCTTAGCACTATAATTTTAGGATAGTAAATTTTTTCTAGAAAGTCAATAAAAAATTTAATAAAATTTAATTATTTTTTTAAAATTTAATATTATTTAATAAATATTTATATAATATTTTATTAGTATTGAAAAACAATAGAAAAAATATATAATAATGCAAATATTATTATAATTTTATAAAAGAAATAGATATGTGTAAAGAAATAGATATTGGTATAAAAATAAAAGATATAAGAACAAAAAAAGGAATTTTATTAAAAGATTTAGCAAAAAAATGCGGAATATCATCATCTATGTTAAGTCAGATAGAAAAGGGAAATGCAAACCCTTCTTTAAATACTATAAAATCAATAGCTAAAGAGTTAGGAGTGCCTATATTCCAATTTTTTATAGAAGATGATGAAAAGCAAAGCAAGATAAATATTTTAAAAGAAAAAGACAGAAAAGTAATGGCTACTAGAGAAGTTACTTATGAATTACTATCACCTGAAGGCAGCAGCAATATAGAATTCATAAGAATGATATTAAATGAAAAGGGATTAGAATCTTCTATTGAACCTATGCCGCATAAAGGAGAGGAGGTAGCATTTTTATTAAGCGGAAAAGCAGAAATTACAATATATGATCAATCGGCTATTATGTATCCAGGCGATTCTATATATATACCAGCATTAGCACCTCACAAATGGAAAAACTTGTATGATGAAGAGAGTGTTATAATTTTTGCCGTAACACCTCCAGAATTTTAATATTATAGTATTTATTGCATTATTGTTAAGCATTATGCATTTTATATGAGTATTATTTATTCATTTACTATATTGATTATATTAATAAGTTTATATATTTTATATTAATATAATAATTAAATAATACTACATCGCCTATACTCTAAATCAGTATTTTATAGTAATTGTATTAGTTGATTTTTTATTTATTTGGATAGATAATCTATAAAAAATAAATAGCAATAAAAAAACAATTATGAATAATTTAAAGTTAAAAATATCATCACGAAAAAATATTATAATACCGGCATTAATTTCTATTATGCCTTTTACTATGTATTTTTTATTTTTCAAAGGCATGGATATTGATAATTATAAAATAACTCAAATAACATCTTATTTTTTTGTTTTTAAGATTTTTTATTTATTTTGTTTTAGCTTATTATTTAATTTGAATAATAAAAAAAATACGGTTATAACTTTTTTAATATTTTTATTTGTAGGCATTCTTAGTGTTTTTATACCTTCATCAGAGTTTACATTTAAAGATATTATAGATATAGATAAAAAATTTATTTTCTTTGTTCATACGATTTTAAATAAAAACTTATTTTTAGATATTATATTTTTTATAATGTTTGCTTTATCATTCAATGAATATAAAAATTATAAGGATATTAATCAGGCATTTACTTTCAGTGCCAATATTATGATATTAACTTCTATTATACCGGCAATTATTTCTGTGATGTTTATGATGTTTTTTGCAGTAGTAATTAACTTATTGAAAGGTATTATTATTAATATATTTGATAATACTCTTATTGTATTTAATGTTTTTATATTATCTGTATTTTATATATTTGCTTTTACTCCTTTTATAATTTATTTTATTTATAAAAAAGATGTAAAAAATATATCAATATACTTTTCAAGAATAATAATGTATATAAGTTTATATAATATCGTTAAGCATTTATTTTCTATAATAGTGCCAATAACACCATACAGCAGTCCTTATGATATTAGAATCAATTTTATAATTTATAATGTAGCTCTTGCTATAGGGACAGTTAATTTATTTTTTGTGCGTATTGATTATAAAGCAAGCATATTTACAAAGATAGTTTATATTATATTTCCTGTAATAGCATTTATTTTTAATATAATAATTTTAATTTCTACAATATATAGAATAAAAGAATATGGAACAAGTCCAAATAAATTAACTTTGCTTTTTACAAATATAATAATGCTTATTCATTTTATTTTGATAATTTTTGATAATATAAAATCATTAAAAAAATTAGACAGTATAAAAAATATAAAAGACATTATATTAACAAGCAATAGAAGCCATTATGTATATGTTTATGGAATCATAGCTTTTATAGTATGTTTTATAATGCCTTTGTTTTATAATATTTTTTAATTTTTATTTAATTCTCTCATTATCATTTTTGCTGTAGTTTCTGTAGTGAAAG
Proteins encoded:
- a CDS encoding helix-turn-helix domain-containing protein; this translates as MCKEIDIGIKIKDIRTKKGILLKDLAKKCGISSSMLSQIEKGNANPSLNTIKSIAKELGVPIFQFFIEDDEKQSKINILKEKDRKVMATREVTYELLSPEGSSNIEFIRMILNEKGLESSIEPMPHKGEEVAFLLSGKAEITIYDQSAIMYPGDSIYIPALAPHKWKNLYDEESVIIFAVTPPEF